Proteins from one Oncorhynchus tshawytscha isolate Ot180627B linkage group LG16, Otsh_v2.0, whole genome shotgun sequence genomic window:
- the LOC112216573 gene encoding uncharacterized protein LOC112216573 yields the protein MAALLLLLLVSAGVLLSSTEAQEAYNKLPDNYRKGVDLALQQLNSHAGVKHHFLFFKSLLKSDIESGFDVSYIYHSFYLKATKCPKGTVDSTQCKFRNDRPLIDCSVCYKTFAGEIEKDPKPYIHCVHKPALTEDMMTTRVEHCNTMSYHSGAPTLLASKS from the exons ATGGCTGCTCTACTACTGCTGTTGTTGGTTAGTGCTGGAGTCCTGCTGTCTTCTACTGAGGCTCAGGAGGCTTATAATAAACTCCCTGATAACTACAGGAAAGGAGTGGATCTGGCTCTGCAACAACTCAACTCTCACGCTGGAGTCAAACACCATTTTCTCTTCTTCAAGAGTCTCCTGAAGTCCGACATAGAG TCTGGATTTGATGTGAGCTACATTTATCACAGCTTCTACCTGAAAGCCACCAAGTGCCCAAAGGGAACGGTTGACTCCACGCAATGCAAGTTCAGGAATGACCGA CCATTGATAGACTGTTCAGTCTGCTACAAAACCTTTGCTGGAGAGATTGAGAAGGATCCAAAACCGTATATCCACTGTGTCCATAAACCAGCACTTACAGAG GATATGATGACAACAAGAGTAGAACACTGTAACACAATGAGTTACCACAGTGGAGCCCCTACTCTCCTGGCTTCAAAATCTTAA